The Enterococcus sp. 7F3_DIV0205 genome has a window encoding:
- a CDS encoding N-terminal phage integrase SAM-like domain-containing protein has product MSENTVKECTFVKIKRIFKNHILPYFGQMRIENIEIKHCQNAINLSAKSFKRFKMIMNYAGMIFDYAIRTGLIAMNPTKLVTRPKVKDEVEEKELNFYTKEELTLFFSYLEKEKEPKIYSLFRVLAFTGIRKVVNNLN; this is encoded by the coding sequence ATGAGTGAAAACACAGTGAAAGAATGTACCTTCGTAAAGATAAAGCGAATCTTCAAAAATCACATTCTCCCATATTTTGGGCAGATGCGAATAGAAAACATTGAAATTAAGCATTGTCAGAATGCTATTAATTTATCGGCTAAGAGTTTTAAACGCTTTAAGATGATTATGAACTATGCTGGCATGATATTTGATTATGCAATCCGTACTGGGCTAATTGCGATGAATCCGACTAAGCTAGTTACAAGACCAAAAGTTAAAGATGAGGTTGAGGAAAAAGAACTGAACTTCTACACTAAAGAGGAATTAACACTATTCTTTAGCTATTTAGAAAAAGAGAAGGAACCGAAAATTTATTCATTATTCCGTGTGCTAGCTTTCACTGGCATTCGTAAAGTGGTGAACAATCTAAACTAA
- a CDS encoding TIGR04197 family type VII secretion effector, translating to MAVNSNSSIAGGISASFSQSASALNSISVSVSASSTNVSGNAPAVQSLNNYQQGLAALSTSVVSAGDNIHSVAKEFERIDQNIAQLTKFNLPGGFS from the coding sequence ATGGCTGTTAATAGTAATTCAAGTATTGCCGGTGGTATTTCGGCTTCTTTTAGTCAGTCTGCTAGCGCATTAAATAGTATAAGTGTTTCTGTATCGGCTTCTAGCACCAATGTTTCAGGAAATGCTCCAGCTGTACAATCGCTCAATAACTATCAACAGGGATTAGCAGCATTATCTACCAGTGTTGTTTCAGCTGGTGATAACATTCATTCCGTTGCGAAAGAGTTTGAACGAATCGATCAGAATATTGCGCAATTAACAAAATTTAACCTTCCAGGAGGTTTTTCATGA